In one Cellulomonas sp. JZ18 genomic region, the following are encoded:
- a CDS encoding LacI family DNA-binding transcriptional regulator produces the protein MSDDRVTSRDVARAAGVSQSTVSYVLNRTPGQSISDATRERVLSAAAELGYTPSAAAKALRSGSSGDVLVLLADGPIEAVLIGVLQTFGEALTRYGHPVVVHRRTAHDVVALVRDVRPAAVVDLSCLTPEERAAVAATGTPLVGMALDGAHDRTMHIPQDRVGALQAAHLADRGHTRIGYGASSDPRSELFMRGRLAGVRRECAARGLPEPVVVDVPLFPDAARRSLERLRQRDQPVTAVCAYDGEVALALVAAARGLGLRIPRDLALVAVDDEPLVRLALPPITTVRIRTREMGTALAQHVMRRLAPELGLPEPDDEASVVLVQRATT, from the coding sequence ATGTCGGACGACCGTGTCACCTCTCGTGACGTCGCCCGCGCCGCGGGTGTCTCGCAGAGCACCGTGAGCTACGTGCTCAACCGCACCCCGGGGCAGTCCATCAGCGACGCGACCCGCGAGCGCGTCCTGAGCGCCGCCGCGGAGCTGGGCTACACGCCCTCGGCGGCGGCGAAGGCGCTGCGGAGCGGCAGCAGCGGCGACGTGCTCGTGCTGCTGGCCGACGGCCCGATCGAGGCGGTGCTCATCGGTGTCCTGCAGACGTTCGGCGAGGCTCTCACCCGGTACGGCCACCCCGTGGTCGTGCACCGCCGGACGGCCCACGACGTGGTGGCCCTCGTCCGGGACGTGCGGCCCGCCGCGGTGGTCGACCTCTCGTGCCTGACCCCCGAGGAGCGGGCGGCGGTCGCGGCGACCGGCACGCCGCTGGTGGGCATGGCGCTGGACGGCGCGCACGACCGGACCATGCACATCCCGCAGGACCGCGTCGGCGCGCTGCAGGCCGCGCACCTGGCCGACCGCGGTCACACGCGCATCGGGTACGGGGCGTCGTCCGACCCGCGGTCGGAGCTGTTCATGCGCGGTCGCCTGGCCGGGGTGCGGCGCGAGTGCGCGGCACGCGGCCTGCCCGAGCCCGTCGTCGTCGACGTGCCGCTGTTCCCGGACGCCGCGCGGCGCTCCCTCGAGCGCCTGCGCCAGCGGGACCAGCCCGTCACCGCGGTGTGCGCCTACGACGGCGAGGTGGCGCTCGCACTGGTGGCGGCGGCGAGGGGCCTGGGGCTGCGGATCCCGCGCGACCTGGCGCTGGTCGCCGTCGACGACGAGCCGCTCGTGCGGCTCGCCCTGCCGCCGATCACGACGGTGCGGATCCGGACCCGGGAGATGGGTACCGCCCTCGCGCAGCACGTGATGCGCCGGCTGGCGCCGGAGCTCGGGCTGCCCGAGCCCGACGACGAGGCGTCGGTCGTCCTGGTGCAGCGCGCGACCACCTGA